One genomic segment of Stigmatopora argus isolate UIUO_Sarg chromosome 1, RoL_Sarg_1.0, whole genome shotgun sequence includes these proteins:
- the rps21 gene encoding small ribosomal subunit protein eS21 has translation MQNDAGEFVDLYVPRKCSASNRIIGAKDHASVQINIAEVDKVTGRFNGQFKTYAICGAIRRMGESDDSILRLAKNDGIVAK, from the exons ATGCAGAACGACGCTGGCGAATTTGTGGACCTCTACGTCCCCCGTAAATG CTCTGCAAGCAATAGAATAATTGGAGCCAAGGACCATGCTTCTGTCCAGATCAACATAGCTGAG GTGGACAAAGTCACGGGTCGCTTCAATGGCCAGTTCAAGACCTACGCCATCTGTGGTGCCATCCGCAGGATG GGAGAATCTGATGATTCCATCCTTAGGCTGGCAAAGAATGATGGTATTGTTGCCAAGTAA